CACGCGCGGACCTGAGAGGGGAAGCCGGCGACGGCCGCCTGAGGGCGGTGCCGTCAGCCGTTGGACGCGTAGCGTAATTTCGAATAGCAATAGGCGGTCGTCGTGGCCTTTTTATCGAATTTGAAGCGATGGTGGCGGCAGACGTTCGGGGGATGGTCGAGCGACCAGGACCTCGAAGCGACCGACGAGTTCGCCACTCTGTCGTCGCTCACCCTCGACCCGGGCCGCCTCCGTCTCAAGGTCGGGGTCGTCTCGGTCCGCGGCAACTATCGCGAACATAACGAAGACAACTATTTCGTCCCCGGCCGCCGCCCCGTCCGCCACGACGTTCTGAATGAGAGCGGCGAGCATCCGACGATGACGCTGGAACCCTCGAACTTATTTATCGTCGCCGATGGCATGGGGGGCCAGCAGGGGGGCGAACAGGCCAGCCTGATGGCCGTTGAGATGATCCCCCGCGAGATCGCCAAGCGGCTCCCCGCCGACCAGACCGAGCCCCGCCACGTCCAGGAGGCGATCCGAGAGGCCGTCGCCCAGGTGAACCAGGAGATCCTGGGCAGTTCCGGAGCTCTGACCGAATTCGCCAACATGGGGACGACTGTGGTCCTGGCGCAGTTCCGGCCGGACAAGGTCTACGTCGCCGGAATTGGAGACTCTCGCGCCTACCGCCTGCGAGACGGAGTCCTGGAACGGCTGACGAAGGATCACTCGTTGGCCGACGCCCTGGTCGAGGCCGGCACGATCACGCCCGAGGAACTTCAGAACCACAAGTTCAAGAACGTCCTCTACCTTTACCTGGGGAGCAAGGACGCGCGGAGCGGGCCGGAGGACTTCCGGGTGATGGACGTCCGCCTGGGCGACCGCTTTCTGATGGCGAGCGACGGACTCACCGGCGTCGTCTCGGATCTGGAACTCGGGAGGGTTCTCGGATCGGTCAACGACCCCCAGGAAGCGGCGGTGATGCTGAAAAACCTCGCTCTGGCGAACGACTC
This genomic window from Paludisphaera rhizosphaerae contains:
- a CDS encoding PP2C family protein-serine/threonine phosphatase, whose amino-acid sequence is MAFLSNLKRWWRQTFGGWSSDQDLEATDEFATLSSLTLDPGRLRLKVGVVSVRGNYREHNEDNYFVPGRRPVRHDVLNESGEHPTMTLEPSNLFIVADGMGGQQGGEQASLMAVEMIPREIAKRLPADQTEPRHVQEAIREAVAQVNQEILGSSGALTEFANMGTTVVLAQFRPDKVYVAGIGDSRAYRLRDGVLERLTKDHSLADALVEAGTITPEELQNHKFKNVLYLYLGSKDARSGPEDFRVMDVRLGDRFLMASDGLTGVVSDLELGRVLGSVNDPQEAAVMLKNLALANDSKDNVTCLVVHVVAQA